In Miniphocaeibacter halophilus, the following proteins share a genomic window:
- a CDS encoding winged helix-turn-helix domain-containing protein: MKAKGVVRIILRTEDNKKFFGKGPYMLLLKVKELGSLNKAAKEMGMSYSKAFNVIKSCEKALNKKFLYREIGGIKGGGSKLTEDGEKIIEQYEHIVSEMNEKMNSLLDELNF; the protein is encoded by the coding sequence ATGAAAGCTAAGGGAGTTGTAAGAATAATACTAAGAACAGAGGATAATAAAAAGTTTTTTGGAAAGGGTCCTTATATGCTACTTTTAAAGGTAAAGGAACTAGGTTCTTTAAATAAAGCTGCAAAAGAAATGGGAATGTCATATAGTAAGGCCTTTAATGTAATAAAAAGTTGTGAGAAGGCCCTGAATAAAAAATTTCTTTACAGGGAAATAGGTGGCATAAAAGGCGGCGGATCTAAATTGACAGAAGACGGAGAAAAGATTATTGAGCAATATGAACATATAGTAAGTGAAATGAATGAAAAGATGAATAGTCTTTTAGATGAATTAAATTTTTAG
- a CDS encoding sigma-54 interaction domain-containing protein — protein sequence MFRLDTLKEFIEKYVKIITEMVEVDVEIVDYKLRRITGSGIFAKGILDNKQVSNRRTLIETLKTGKPQISIENIDIEKVENIEITTPIILGKNVIGVIGMVSSSKKSKVEIGKHIEKYMELLDQIAEFITLKALEYEEDIDKQAMVSMLEIIIRNMDEGAVIINNEGKINTINRSAKKQLKINRIIANEKILIQPTGDTVNNNKEYVIRIGENINTVIGNIYKIPENPIYDKVLLFRDMKQVQSNLYAMTSTINAKKIENIIGKSKKTLDLKKSLVKIAKSDSTVLINGESGTGKEMVAGAIWQSSDRKKNRFVTMNCATISEDYLERELFGYVKGVFSGENFNGKIGKFELANNGVIFLDEIDAVPLYLQSKLLRVIQDKKVTRIGSNQVIPLNVRIIASTNKDLRKLISENKFREDLYYRLNVIPLYISPLRERKEDIEELIYYFLDYYRKQFSKNFYKIEDDALDILINYSWPGNVRELENSVEYMVNMMEEGIINIDSIPKNIINISEKQKLEEAKNFYIS from the coding sequence ATGTTTAGATTAGATACACTTAAAGAATTTATAGAAAAATACGTAAAAATCATAACAGAGATGGTAGAGGTAGACGTAGAAATTGTCGATTATAAACTTCGAAGGATTACAGGAAGTGGGATCTTCGCAAAGGGAATATTGGACAATAAGCAAGTTTCAAATAGAAGAACCCTTATTGAGACATTAAAGACCGGGAAACCACAAATATCAATAGAAAATATAGATATTGAGAAAGTGGAAAATATAGAAATTACAACACCTATTATACTTGGTAAAAACGTTATAGGTGTAATAGGAATGGTTAGTAGCAGTAAAAAATCTAAAGTTGAAATTGGAAAACATATAGAAAAATATATGGAACTTTTAGATCAAATTGCAGAATTTATAACATTGAAAGCTCTAGAATACGAAGAGGATATAGACAAACAGGCAATGGTGTCCATGTTGGAAATTATTATTCGCAATATGGATGAAGGGGCGGTTATAATCAACAACGAAGGTAAGATTAACACAATTAATAGATCTGCAAAAAAACAATTAAAAATAAACAGGATAATCGCCAATGAGAAGATTCTTATTCAACCAACAGGAGATACTGTTAATAATAATAAGGAATATGTAATACGAATAGGTGAAAATATCAATACGGTTATAGGAAATATATATAAGATTCCAGAAAATCCTATATACGATAAGGTACTTCTTTTTAGGGACATGAAACAGGTACAATCTAATCTCTACGCTATGACGTCTACAATAAATGCTAAAAAAATAGAAAATATTATTGGAAAAAGTAAGAAAACTTTAGATTTGAAAAAAAGTTTAGTTAAAATTGCCAAATCCGATTCTACAGTCTTAATAAATGGAGAAAGCGGAACTGGAAAGGAAATGGTGGCAGGGGCAATATGGCAAAGTTCAGATAGGAAAAAAAATAGATTTGTTACAATGAATTGTGCTACTATATCTGAAGATTATTTGGAAAGAGAGCTATTCGGTTATGTTAAAGGAGTATTTTCTGGTGAAAACTTCAACGGAAAAATAGGTAAATTTGAATTGGCAAATAATGGAGTGATTTTTTTAGATGAAATAGACGCAGTTCCCTTATATTTACAATCGAAACTATTAAGGGTAATACAGGATAAAAAAGTAACTAGAATAGGGTCAAATCAAGTAATACCTTTAAACGTAAGAATAATAGCATCTACTAATAAGGATTTAAGAAAATTAATATCTGAAAATAAATTTAGAGAAGATCTATATTATAGATTAAATGTTATACCATTATATATTTCACCTCTTAGAGAAAGAAAGGAAGATATTGAAGAATTAATATATTATTTTTTAGATTACTATAGAAAGCAATTTAGTAAAAATTTTTATAAAATAGAAGATGATGCGTTGGATATATTAATAAACTATAGTTGGCCAGGTAATGTTAGGGAATTGGAAAATTCTGTAGAGTATATGGTTAACATGATGGAAGAAGGAATAATAAATATAGATTCAATACCGAAAAACATTATAAATATAAGTGAAAAACAAAAATTAGAAGAAGCAAAAAATTTCTACATTAGCTAG
- a CDS encoding helix-turn-helix domain-containing protein, whose translation MYGDTTDGKKKAAKALGIGIATLYRKL comes from the coding sequence ATATATGGCGATACTACAGATGGAAAGAAAAAAGCAGCTAAAGCTTTAGGAATAGGAATAGCAACACTATATAGAAAATTATAA
- the dpaL gene encoding diaminopropionate ammonia-lyase has translation MQSTYEIASLENKDNKASLSFLSERVAKQTAKFHSSFEQYEPTPLHRLKKLAKYLGVKDIFLKDESFRFGLNAFKVLGGSYAVVKYIANKLGMSVDELPYEVLISDEIREKIGELTFVTATDGNHGRGVAWTANQLKQKAVVYMPKGSTQERAENIRAENAVCEILEGNYDDCVRYANQMAEEKGWIMVQDTAWEGYEDIPTWIMQGYLTMAYESYLQLTLAASKPTHVFLQAGVGSMASAVTGFFASVYGDDRPVVTIVEPNQADCIYRSAKAGGITFVTGSMPTIMAGLACGEPCTIGWDVIRSYASHFLSVPDSAAAHGMRILGNPLKGDPKIISGESGAVTMGVVSQLMYRDDLKEIKDTIGLNEDSVILCISTEGNTDALRYRQLVWNGLYPNDENLKK, from the coding sequence ATGCAAAGTACTTACGAAATTGCAAGCTTAGAGAACAAGGACAACAAGGCTTCATTGAGTTTCTTGAGTGAAAGAGTTGCTAAACAAACAGCTAAATTTCATTCCAGTTTTGAACAATATGAGCCTACACCATTACATCGATTAAAAAAATTAGCAAAATATCTTGGAGTTAAAGATATATTTTTAAAAGACGAATCATTTAGATTCGGTTTAAATGCTTTTAAAGTACTAGGCGGAAGTTACGCTGTAGTAAAATATATAGCAAATAAATTAGGGATGTCAGTAGATGAACTTCCATATGAAGTGCTTATATCTGACGAAATAAGAGAAAAAATTGGAGAATTAACATTTGTAACAGCTACTGATGGTAACCATGGAAGAGGGGTTGCTTGGACTGCTAATCAATTAAAGCAAAAAGCTGTTGTATATATGCCTAAAGGAAGTACACAAGAAAGAGCTGAAAATATAAGAGCTGAAAATGCTGTATGTGAAATTCTTGAAGGAAACTATGATGACTGTGTAAGATATGCAAATCAAATGGCTGAAGAAAAAGGCTGGATAATGGTTCAAGACACAGCATGGGAAGGCTATGAAGATATTCCTACTTGGATAATGCAAGGTTATTTAACTATGGCTTATGAGTCATATTTACAATTAACTTTAGCAGCTTCAAAACCAACACATGTATTTTTACAAGCTGGAGTTGGTTCAATGGCATCAGCAGTTACAGGATTCTTTGCATCAGTATATGGAGATGATAGACCGGTAGTAACAATTGTAGAACCTAATCAAGCAGACTGTATTTACAGATCAGCAAAAGCAGGTGGAATTACTTTTGTTACAGGTAGTATGCCTACAATAATGGCTGGACTTGCTTGTGGAGAGCCATGTACAATAGGTTGGGATGTTATAAGATCATATGCTAGTCATTTCTTATCAGTACCTGACTCAGCGGCAGCACACGGTATGAGAATTTTAGGTAATCCATTAAAAGGAGATCCAAAAATCATATCTGGAGAATCAGGAGCAGTTACTATGGGAGTAGTATCCCAATTAATGTATAGAGATGATTTAAAGGAAATAAAAGATACTATTGGTTTAAATGAAGATTCAGTAATTTTATGTATAAGTACTGAAGGAAACACAGATGCATTAAGATATAGACAATTAGTTTGGAATGGTTTATATCCAAATGATGAAAATCTTAAGAAATAG
- a CDS encoding YgeY family selenium metabolism-linked hydrolase yields the protein MAVDFKKIQAAAEGYAEDMNKFLRDLVNLYGESCEEGPRAKRIKEEMEKLGFTKAWIDGQGNVLGEMGTGKSLIAFDAHIDTVGIGNRDNWKFDPVEGYENETEIGGRGTSDQLGGIVSAVYGAKIMKDLDMLSDEYTALVTGTVQEEDCDGNCWLYMIEQENIKPEFVVSTEPTDGGIYRGQRGRMEIRVDVEGVSSHGSAPERGDNAIYKMADILKEIEQLNENPADDSVEIKGLVKMLDEKYNPEWKEANFLGRGTVTTSQIFYTSPSRCAVADSCSISLDRRMTAGETWESCIKEIEDLPSAKKHGAKVTMYKYSRPSWTGLSYEQECYFPTWVIPEDHKVTKALEEVHKGLYGDKRIAPPKAEKEIEKRAARPLTDKWTFSTNGVATMGRHNIPTIGFGPGAEDQAHAPNEITWKQDLVTCAAVYAALPTIYVENHR from the coding sequence ATGGCAGTAGATTTTAAAAAGATTCAAGCAGCAGCTGAAGGTTATGCAGAAGATATGAACAAATTCCTTAGAGATTTAGTAAACCTATACGGCGAAAGTTGTGAAGAAGGTCCTAGAGCTAAGAGAATTAAGGAAGAAATGGAAAAATTAGGCTTTACTAAAGCTTGGATCGATGGACAAGGTAATGTATTAGGAGAAATGGGAACAGGAAAAAGCCTTATAGCTTTTGATGCTCATATAGATACAGTTGGAATTGGTAACAGAGATAACTGGAAATTTGATCCAGTTGAAGGATACGAAAACGAAACTGAAATTGGTGGTAGAGGAACTTCTGACCAATTAGGTGGAATAGTATCAGCTGTTTACGGTGCTAAAATAATGAAAGATTTAGATATGCTTTCAGATGAATATACAGCATTGGTAACAGGAACAGTTCAAGAAGAAGACTGTGATGGTAACTGCTGGTTATATATGATAGAACAAGAAAATATCAAACCAGAATTTGTAGTTTCTACTGAACCAACTGACGGTGGAATCTATAGAGGTCAAAGAGGAAGAATGGAAATAAGAGTAGACGTTGAAGGAGTTTCAAGTCATGGTTCAGCTCCAGAAAGAGGAGACAATGCTATTTATAAAATGGCTGACATTCTTAAAGAAATCGAACAACTTAATGAAAACCCAGCTGATGACAGCGTAGAAATAAAAGGTTTAGTTAAGATGTTAGATGAAAAATACAATCCAGAATGGAAAGAAGCTAACTTCTTAGGAAGAGGAACTGTAACTACTTCTCAAATATTCTATACTTCACCATCAAGATGTGCAGTAGCTGACTCATGTTCAATCTCATTAGATAGAAGAATGACAGCTGGAGAAACTTGGGAATCTTGTATTAAAGAAATAGAAGATCTTCCATCAGCTAAAAAACATGGTGCTAAGGTTACAATGTATAAATACAGTAGACCTTCATGGACAGGCTTATCATATGAGCAAGAATGTTATTTCCCAACTTGGGTAATTCCAGAAGATCATAAAGTGACTAAAGCATTAGAAGAAGTTCATAAAGGACTTTATGGAGATAAGAGAATTGCTCCACCTAAAGCTGAAAAAGAAATAGAAAAAAGAGCAGCTAGACCATTAACAGACAAATGGACATTCTCTACAAATGGTGTTGCTACAATGGGTAGACATAATATTCCAACAATTGGTTTTGGACCAGGTGCAGAAGACCAAGCTCATGCTCCAAATGAAATTACTTGGAAACAAGACTTAGTAACATGTGCAGCAGTTTATGCAGCATTACCAACTATTTATGTAGAAAACCATAGATAA
- the arcC gene encoding carbamate kinase, translating into MGNRVVLALGGNALGDDLASQMEAVKQTSKAIADLIEAGNEVVIAHGNGPQVGMINNAFTEYGKIDPKYPYMPLSMCVAMSQAYIGYDLQNALREELRNRGIKKTVTSVITQVVVDEKDPAFQNPTKPIGPFMNEVEAEEATKRGMVVKEDSGRGYRRVVASPKPVRIVEIDTIKAILDAGQVVIACGGGGIPVVEEGNHLRGVGAVIDKDFASCVMAKQVDADNFIVLTAVEKVAIKFGTPEQEWLSSMNIEEANVHIGNNEFAPGSMLPKVEAAMEFAESKEGRKSLITSLEKAQEGLEGKTGTWITAK; encoded by the coding sequence ATGGGAAATAGAGTAGTATTAGCATTAGGAGGAAATGCGTTAGGTGATGATTTAGCAAGCCAAATGGAAGCTGTTAAACAAACATCTAAGGCTATTGCAGACTTAATAGAAGCAGGTAACGAAGTAGTTATTGCTCATGGAAACGGGCCTCAAGTTGGAATGATAAATAACGCTTTCACAGAGTATGGAAAAATAGATCCTAAATATCCATATATGCCTTTATCTATGTGTGTTGCAATGAGTCAAGCATATATTGGATACGATTTACAGAATGCTTTAAGAGAGGAATTGCGTAATAGGGGAATTAAAAAAACTGTTACATCTGTAATTACTCAAGTAGTAGTAGATGAAAAAGATCCGGCTTTCCAAAATCCAACAAAACCAATTGGTCCTTTTATGAATGAAGTTGAAGCAGAAGAAGCAACAAAAAGAGGTATGGTCGTAAAAGAGGATTCAGGTAGAGGATATAGAAGAGTAGTAGCTTCTCCAAAGCCAGTAAGAATTGTTGAAATCGATACAATTAAAGCTATATTAGATGCAGGTCAGGTAGTAATAGCTTGTGGCGGTGGTGGAATTCCAGTTGTAGAAGAAGGAAACCATTTAAGAGGCGTTGGAGCCGTTATAGATAAAGATTTTGCAAGTTGTGTTATGGCTAAGCAAGTTGATGCTGACAATTTTATAGTTTTAACTGCTGTTGAAAAAGTTGCTATTAAATTTGGTACTCCAGAACAAGAATGGTTATCTTCAATGAATATAGAAGAAGCTAATGTTCATATAGGAAATAATGAATTTGCTCCTGGATCAATGTTACCAAAAGTTGAAGCAGCAATGGAATTTGCTGAATCAAAAGAAGGAAGAAAATCATTAATAACATCATTGGAAAAAGCACAAGAAGGTCTTGAAGGAAAGACTGGAACATGGATAACTGCAAAATAA
- the ygfK gene encoding putative selenate reductase subunit YgfK, which yields MSEFMRPIPFKELMEWCRNEYKSQNTIFGIHKDKFYRNEKGTYITTVLGDKMGSAVGPAAGPQSQLAQNIIASYLTGARFMEIKTVQIMDGEEIQNAVARPCIFAEDECYNCEWSTELTVQQAFEEYTKAYFAIQVLAKELGLADYKDFAYNMSVGYDLAGIKSEKVDNYIEGLKDASNTPIFKECKEYLSDNLNNYIKFGSSDLEAISPNICQSITLSTLHGCPADEIEKISHYLLTEKKLNTFVKCNPTMLGYDYVRKTLDSMGFDYISFTDHHFKNDLQYDDAIEMFKRLTETSKKEGLAFGLKITNTCPVDTKRNELPSEEMYMSGRSLYPLSISLAAKLSNEFKGQLPIAYSGGADGLNIRDLFKTGIQPITVATTILKPGGYNRFKQLAEETEDLLTPEYKGIDYQALNKYAEEVKSNPVNNKLYREKVASRKTDKELGLTDCYQAPCKDGGCPINQQIPEYLKLVAEGRYEDAIKVIANDNTAPTILGQICSHHCQEYCTRVDYEKTLQIRDMKLIAADNAQEKLISEIKPSDIKSNSKVAVIGAGPSGVAAASYLRRNGMNVVVFEKLAKPYGIVSHVIPRFRISDEQINRDFKIAEAQGVEFRFNTEVTDSYEELKKEYDYIVVATGAWKNGAAPVKEGAENTIDALDFLWKMRMEGGMDLGKKVAVVGAGDVAMDCSRLSKRQLGVEEVTLVYRRTESYMPATQEEVEDVKADNITILELTAPVSYDGKVLKCEKMKLGDWDASGRKSVEGTGEFIELEVDTVIGATGAKVDTSAFEANGLNLDERGRVKVLESRESSVENVYVIGDCKAGASTIVKGMADAKFAAMDILAKEGLGNDFTQFDFPEYDEVIYERRGVLQRPLEGKEEGLRCLKCDQICEICTEVCPNRANVAIEIEGFKTPHQIVHIDGMCNECGNCAVFCPTAGKPYKDKITVFWTEEDFIDSTNVGFLRINEDTFKVRLENGNIIEHKLGDGQLSYTLTRFLETLLEDYEYYWAPTGVAK from the coding sequence ATGAGTGAATTTATGAGACCTATACCTTTCAAAGAATTAATGGAATGGTGTAGAAATGAATATAAAAGTCAAAATACAATTTTTGGTATACACAAAGATAAATTTTATAGAAATGAAAAAGGAACATATATTACAACAGTATTAGGAGATAAAATGGGTTCAGCTGTTGGTCCAGCTGCAGGTCCACAATCTCAATTAGCACAAAATATAATAGCTTCTTATTTAACAGGTGCTAGATTTATGGAAATAAAAACTGTTCAAATTATGGATGGTGAAGAAATACAAAACGCTGTTGCAAGACCATGTATATTTGCTGAAGACGAATGTTATAACTGTGAGTGGTCAACTGAGTTAACTGTACAACAAGCTTTTGAAGAATATACAAAAGCATATTTTGCAATTCAAGTTTTAGCTAAAGAATTAGGCTTAGCAGACTATAAGGATTTTGCTTATAATATGTCAGTTGGTTATGACTTAGCAGGTATAAAGTCAGAAAAAGTAGATAACTACATAGAAGGGTTAAAGGATGCTTCTAATACTCCTATATTTAAAGAATGTAAAGAATATTTGAGTGATAATTTAAACAACTATATAAAATTTGGTTCTAGTGATTTAGAAGCTATTTCACCAAATATTTGTCAATCCATAACATTATCAACTTTACATGGATGTCCAGCAGATGAAATAGAAAAAATTTCTCATTACTTATTAACTGAAAAGAAATTAAATACATTTGTTAAATGTAACCCTACAATGTTAGGTTATGATTATGTTAGAAAAACATTAGATAGCATGGGATTTGACTACATTTCATTTACAGACCATCACTTTAAAAATGACTTACAATATGATGATGCAATAGAAATGTTCAAAAGACTAACTGAAACTTCTAAAAAAGAAGGATTGGCTTTCGGATTAAAGATAACTAATACCTGTCCAGTTGATACAAAGAGAAATGAACTTCCATCTGAAGAAATGTATATGTCAGGTAGATCATTATATCCATTATCAATTAGTTTAGCAGCAAAATTATCCAATGAATTTAAAGGTCAATTACCAATAGCTTACTCTGGTGGAGCTGACGGTTTAAATATTAGAGACTTATTTAAAACAGGTATTCAACCAATAACAGTTGCTACAACTATATTAAAACCAGGTGGATACAATAGATTCAAACAATTAGCAGAAGAAACTGAAGATTTATTAACACCTGAATATAAGGGAATAGATTACCAAGCATTAAATAAATATGCTGAAGAAGTTAAGTCTAATCCTGTTAACAATAAATTATATAGAGAAAAGGTAGCTTCAAGAAAGACTGACAAAGAATTAGGTCTTACAGATTGTTATCAAGCTCCATGTAAAGATGGCGGTTGTCCAATTAATCAACAAATACCTGAATATTTAAAATTAGTTGCAGAAGGTAGATATGAAGATGCTATTAAAGTTATTGCTAATGACAACACTGCACCTACAATATTAGGTCAAATTTGTAGTCACCACTGTCAAGAATATTGTACAAGAGTTGACTATGAAAAAACTCTACAAATAAGAGATATGAAATTAATAGCAGCTGATAATGCTCAAGAAAAATTAATTAGTGAAATAAAACCATCAGACATAAAGTCCAACAGTAAAGTAGCTGTTATAGGTGCTGGTCCATCAGGAGTTGCTGCTGCTTCATACTTAAGAAGAAATGGTATGAATGTTGTAGTATTTGAAAAATTAGCTAAACCTTATGGTATTGTTAGTCATGTTATTCCTAGATTTAGAATTTCTGATGAACAAATAAACAGGGACTTTAAAATAGCAGAAGCTCAAGGTGTTGAATTTAGATTTAATACAGAAGTAACTGACAGCTATGAAGAATTAAAGAAAGAATATGATTATATTGTAGTAGCTACAGGTGCTTGGAAAAACGGTGCTGCTCCTGTTAAGGAAGGTGCTGAAAACACAATAGACGCTTTAGATTTCTTATGGAAAATGAGAATGGAAGGCGGAATGGACTTAGGTAAAAAAGTAGCAGTAGTTGGAGCTGGAGACGTTGCAATGGACTGTTCAAGATTATCTAAGAGACAATTAGGAGTGGAAGAGGTTACTTTAGTATATAGAAGAACAGAAAGCTATATGCCAGCTACTCAAGAAGAAGTGGAAGATGTTAAAGCTGACAATATTACTATATTAGAATTAACTGCTCCTGTAAGTTATGATGGAAAAGTTTTAAAATGTGAAAAAATGAAACTAGGTGACTGGGATGCATCAGGAAGAAAATCTGTAGAAGGAACTGGTGAATTTATTGAACTAGAAGTCGATACAGTTATAGGTGCAACAGGAGCTAAGGTTGATACATCTGCATTTGAAGCTAACGGATTAAACTTAGATGAAAGAGGAAGAGTTAAAGTTCTTGAGTCTAGAGAATCAAGTGTTGAAAATGTATATGTTATTGGAGACTGTAAAGCAGGTGCTTCTACAATAGTTAAAGGTATGGCTGATGCTAAATTTGCAGCTATGGATATTTTAGCTAAAGAAGGATTAGGAAATGACTTTACACAATTCGACTTCCCTGAGTATGATGAAGTAATTTATGAAAGAAGAGGAGTTCTTCAAAGACCATTAGAAGGAAAAGAAGAAGGATTACGTTGCTTAAAATGTGATCAAATTTGTGAAATTTGTACAGAAGTTTGTCCTAATAGAGCAAATGTTGCAATAGAAATAGAAGGATTTAAAACTCCACATCAAATAGTTCATATTGATGGTATGTGTAACGAATGTGGTAACTGTGCAGTATTCTGTCCAACAGCAGGTAAACCATATAAGGATAAAATTACTGTTTTCTGGACTGAAGAAGATTTCATAGACTCAACAAATGTTGGTTTCTTAAGAATTAACGAAGATACATTTAAAGTTAGATTAGAAAATGGAAATATAATTGAACATAAATTAGGTGATGGACAATTATCTTATACATTAACTAGATTCTTAGAAACATTATTAGAAGATTACGAGTACTACTGGGCTCCAACAGGAGTAGCTAAATAG
- the ssnA gene encoding putative aminohydrolase SsnA, which produces MIIGNGVLITNDADNNFYDCGAVLVKDNVIEDIGTFEDIKAKYPNEEIVDVEGKIIMPGMICAHSHIYSAYGRGMSTSQPITDFYTVLENQWWRLDKLLTTEDVKLNALTTYIESIRNGVTTLIDHHAGPNSVEGSLFTIREAALETGMRTSLCYEVTDRDGIEIAEKGIKENVDFIKACQEDDKGDMIKALFGIHASFTVSDDTLYKSREAMEGVYDGYHVHVAEGIEDQYECLEKHGKRVVNRLHDFDMLGPNTLAVHCAHVSQAEMDILKHTNTKVVTNPESNMNNAIGAPPTIKMMEEGIVVGLGTDAYTNDMFESLKVANILQSHNVCKPSVGFMPAIEAQFKNNPIILAQYYNKPVGKLEKGAYADLITLDYFPHTPINANNWYGHSVFGFTGRLVIDNMINGKFVMKNREIQNVDVDAIHAKSAERAAEVWKFM; this is translated from the coding sequence ATGATTATAGGAAATGGTGTTCTTATTACTAACGATGCTGATAACAATTTTTATGATTGTGGAGCGGTTTTAGTAAAAGATAATGTTATTGAAGATATTGGTACATTCGAAGACATTAAAGCTAAATATCCAAATGAAGAAATAGTAGATGTAGAAGGCAAAATAATAATGCCTGGTATGATATGTGCACATTCACATATATACAGTGCATATGGTAGAGGAATGTCAACAAGTCAACCAATTACTGATTTTTATACTGTATTAGAAAATCAATGGTGGAGACTAGACAAATTATTAACTACAGAAGATGTTAAATTAAACGCTTTAACAACTTATATTGAATCTATTAGAAATGGTGTTACAACTTTAATAGACCATCATGCTGGTCCTAATTCAGTTGAAGGTTCCTTATTTACAATAAGAGAAGCTGCATTAGAAACAGGAATGAGAACCTCTTTATGTTATGAAGTAACTGATAGAGATGGAATTGAAATAGCTGAAAAGGGAATAAAAGAAAACGTTGACTTCATCAAAGCTTGTCAAGAAGATGATAAAGGCGACATGATAAAAGCTTTATTTGGTATTCATGCATCCTTTACAGTATCAGATGATACTTTATACAAATCAAGAGAAGCTATGGAAGGCGTTTATGATGGTTACCATGTTCACGTAGCAGAAGGAATTGAAGACCAATACGAATGTTTAGAAAAACATGGTAAAAGAGTTGTAAATAGACTTCATGACTTTGATATGTTAGGACCTAATACATTAGCAGTTCACTGCGCGCATGTAAGCCAAGCGGAAATGGATATTTTAAAACATACTAATACAAAGGTTGTTACAAATCCAGAATCAAATATGAATAATGCTATTGGTGCACCTCCAACTATTAAAATGATGGAAGAAGGCATAGTAGTAGGATTAGGTACAGATGCATATACTAATGATATGTTTGAATCATTAAAGGTTGCTAATATCTTACAATCACATAATGTTTGTAAACCAAGTGTTGGATTTATGCCTGCTATAGAAGCACAATTTAAAAACAACCCTATAATATTAGCTCAATATTATAACAAACCAGTTGGTAAATTAGAAAAAGGAGCTTATGCAGATTTAATTACCTTAGATTATTTCCCACATACTCCAATTAATGCTAATAACTGGTATGGCCATTCAGTATTTGGATTTACAGGAAGACTTGTAATAGATAATATGATCAATGGTAAATTCGTAATGAAAAACAGAGAAATACAAAATGTAGATGTAGATGCAATTCATGCAAAATCAGCTGAAAGAGCTGCTGAAGTTTGGAAATTTATGTAA